A single Lolium perenne isolate Kyuss_39 chromosome 6, Kyuss_2.0, whole genome shotgun sequence DNA region contains:
- the LOC127306462 gene encoding uncharacterized protein — MALVREPMVMYDSGYDDAETSALGYGGVDAASLFDFGGYTYAHDEPAGATSNYVPNSPSWAGAGPSLLTFDRTQRGQGAQAAATATMVVSDGEADCNAWIDAIDGDDQATPASTIGFDPASGCFSLTQRAGGARRPFGLLFPGTASADAASPAPARISQKRTNVVRMQDGEPPRAAKKQCGASRKTSKPKPPAPTTTSPGSPQSLVAKNRREKISERLRTLQELVPNGTKVDMVTMLDKAITYVKFLQLQVKVLATDEFWPAQGGMAPEISQVKEALDAILSSSPSPHKGQRS, encoded by the exons ATGGCGTTAGTGCGGGAGCCGATGGTGATGTACGACAGCGGCTACGACGACGCCGAGACGTCTGCGCTCGGCTACGGCGGCGTAGACGCGGCCTCGCTGTTCGACTTCGGAGGCTACACCTACGCCCACGACGAGCCGGCCGGCGCCACCAGCAACTACGTGCCTAACAGCCCGAGCTGGGCGGGCGCTGGGCCCTCCCTACTCACGTTCGACCGCACCCAGCGCGGTCAAGGCGCCCAGGCAGCGGCCACGGCGACGATGGTCGTTTCGGACGGGGAGGCCGACTGCAACGCGTGGATCGACGCCATAGACGGGGACGACCAGGCGACGCCGGCGTCGACCATAGGCTTCGACCCGGCCTCGGGCTGCTTCAGCCTCACCCAGAGggccggcggcgcgcggcggccgTTCGGGCTCCTGTTCCCGGGCACGGCTTCGGCCGACGccgcgtcgccggcgccggcgcgaaTCTCCCAGAAACGGACCAACGTGGTGCGCATGCAGGACGGGGAGCCGCCGCGGGCCGCTAAGAAGCAGTGCGGCGCGAGCAGGAAGACGAGCAAGCCGAAGCCGCCGGCGCCCACCACCACATCCCCCGGCTCTCCGCAAAGCCTCGTCGCAAAG AACCGGCGGGAGAAAATCAGCGAGCGGCTCCGGACGCTGCAGGAGCTGGTGCCCAACGGCACCAAGGTGGACATGGTTACCATGCTCGACAAGGCCATCACCTACGTCAAGTTTCTGCAGCTACAGGTCAAG GTGCTGGCGACGGACGAGTTCTGGCCGGCGCAAGGCGGGATGGCGCCGGAGATCTCCCAGGTCAAGGAGGCGCTCGACGCCATCTTATCGTCGTCGCCTTCGCCGCACAAGGGCCAACGCAGCTGA